The sequence below is a genomic window from Deinococcus seoulensis.
GTGCGTGGGCGTGTACCTCATCCGGCGCGGCATGCGTGAAGCGCACATGCGCGCCATGACCGTCGCCGTGACCCTGGCGACCATCTTCCTAGTGCTGTACCTGACCCGCCTGGGCCTGGGCTACGAGAAGAAGTACGCCGGACCCGAGGAGTGGCGCACGGCGTACTTCGTGCTGCTGATCAGCCACATCATCCTGGCCGCCGCGAACCTGCCGCTGGCCGTGGGCGCCCTGTGGAACGCCGTCAAGGGTCTGCAGGCCGCCGGGAACCTGGGCAACATCGACGCTCCGGCGGCGCGCGGGTACTTCAACAAGCACCGCGCCTGGGTGCGCTGGACGGTGCCGGTGTGGCTGTACGTGGCCGTGACCGGCTGGATCATCTACCTCGTGCTGCACAGTTACGGCGAGGTCATCAAGGGCGCGTAGGCCCCGGCGCATTCCGGCACCTGGAACCTTCGGGCGCCGGGTGCCGCTCTGCTGTGGTGGCCACTGCTGTTGTTCCGCTGGACCGGACACCCCCGGAACGCCGGCCGGCCGCGTTCCGGGGCGGGCCTACACTGCGGGCCGTGACGTCCGCGCCCACTCCAACCCCGCCCGCCAACGTGCTGCACCTGCCGGAATTCCGCGCCATGCTGCTCGCCGCCGTGACCAGCACCCTGGCCAGCCGCGCCGTTGCCCTGACCGTCGCGTACCAGCTGTACCAGTTGACGAAAGACCCCCTGACGCTGGGGGTGCTGGGACTGGTCGAGGCGATCCCCGCCCTGAGCCTCGCGCTGCTGGGCGGCGTGGTCGCCGACCGCAACGACCGCCGCCGCATCCTGCTGGCCACCATCAGCGCAGAAGTGCTGTGCGCCGCGCTGTTCACGCTGTACGCCCCGCACGCCGCGCAGCACGGCATCTGGCCGCTGCTGGCACTGATCTTCACGCTGGGGGTCGCGCGCGGCTTTTCCGACCCGGCCCTCCCGGCGTTCCAGGCGCAGGTCGTGCCGCGTGAACTGCTGCTGCGGGCCAGCGCGTGGCGGTCCAGTGCGTGGCAGGCCGCCGCGATCATCGGCCCCGCACTGGGCGGCGTGCTGTACGCGTCGGTCGGCCCGGCCGGAGCGTACGCCTTCGCGGCCGCGCTGCTGGGGGTCTCGCTGGCGTGCGTGGCGTACGTGAAACCCAAACCCCGCCCGGCCTTCACGCCCGGCGAACCGTTCGTGGACAGCATCAAGGCCGGACTGGCCTTCGTGCTGGGTCGGCAGGTGCTGGTGGGCAGCATGGCGCTGGACCTGTTCAGCGTGCTGTTCGGCGGCGCCGTCGCCCTGCTGCCGGTGTTCGCCAGCGACATCCTGCGGGTCGGGCCGACCGGGCTGGGTGTGCTGGTCGCCGCGCCCAGCGTGGGCGCCCTGGCCGTCATGCTGTACGCCACCCGCCGCCCGCCCGGCGTGGGGGCCGGACGCACCCTGCTGCTGGCCGTGGCGGGCTTCGGCGTGTGCATGCTGGTGTTCGGCCTGTCACAGAACTTCGCGCTCAGTGTGGCCGCGCTGGTCGCCGCCGGGCTGTTCGACGGGATCAGCATGGTCATCCGCAGCGCCACCCTGCAACTGAAAACCCCGGACCACATGCGCGGCCGCGTGAACGCCGTCAGCGGCATGTTCATCGGGGCCAGCAACGAACTCGGCGCGTTCGAGAGTGGCGTCGCCGCCCGGCTGCTCGGCACGGGCCGCAGCGTGTGGGTGGGTGGCGTGGTCACGCTGATTGTCGTGGCCGTCACGGCCGCCCTGGCCCCCGAACTGCGCGCCATGAACCTCGCGGACATCGAGGACTGACACGGACGCCGGTTGAATGGACTGCAAAAGCCATTCAATCGGAGTCCGTATGCCGCGCCCTCGCCGCCAGCGGGGCGCAGTCCAGAAGCGTGCGGCGTGACCTGCTACCCTGCCCGCATGAAACGCAGCATTCCGGAGTTACAGCACTCCGCCGCGCCGCTGGTGATGGTCACCGCCTACGATTACCCTGGCGGGCGGCACGCCGAGGCGGCCGGCGTGGACCTGATCCTGGTGGGCGACAGCCTGGGCAACGTGGTGCTGGGCTACGACAGCACCGCGCCCGTCACGCTGGGCGACATGATCCACCACGCCCGCGCGGTGCGGCGCGGCGCGCCCGGCACGTTCATGGTCGTGGACCTGCCGTTCGGCACGTACCACACGGGCGTGCAGGACGCCATGCGCAGCGCCGTGCGGGTCATTCAGGAGACCGGCGCGGACGCCATCAAGATGGAAGGCGCCACGCCCGAGATCCTTCAGGTGGTGCAGACCCTGACCCGCAACGGCATTCCCGTGATGGGTCACGTGGGCCTGATGCCGCAGACTGCGACCGCCCAGGGTGGCCTGCGCGTGCAGGGCAAGGACGACGACACGGCCCGCGCGACCCTGGAGGGTGCTGTGGCGCTGGAGGCCGCCGGGGCGTTCAGCGTGGTGCTGGAGGCCATTCCGGCCCGGCTGGCGAACCTGATCAGCGAACGCCTGAGCGTGCCCACCATCGGCATCGGGGCGGGCGTCGGGTGCGACGGGCAGGTGCTCGTCACGCACGACCTGCTGGGCGTGTACGAGGGTGAGGACAAGAAGATCGCCAAACGCTACGCCGAGGTGGGCCGCCTGTCCCGCGAGGCCATCGAAGCCTACGCCGCCGAGGTGCGCGCCCGCGCCTTCCCCACAAAGGAGAACTCCTTCGTGATGAAGGACGACGTGCTGGGCAAACTGTACTGAAGGCGGGGCCGGAGGGGCGAGCCTGCGCAGGCTTCGATCCGCCATCTGCCATCTGCCATCCGCTATCGGCCGTCTGGTTAGACTCCGGGTATGACTGCCTCTGCTACCGCTGCCCTGCCGCCGCGCCCGCCGGGCCTGCCTCTGGTGGGGCACGCGCCCGCCCTGATGCGGGACGTGCTGGGCTTCATGACCCGCATCAGCCGCGAGTACGGGGACGTGGTGCGCGTGGGGCTGGCTGGGCGCGAGGTCTGGGTGGTCAGTCACCCGGCCGACATCGAGACGCTGCACATCCAGACGGGCCGCCTGTTCGACAAGGGCCTTCAGCGCGACCCGCTGCTGGCCCGGCT
It includes:
- the panB gene encoding 3-methyl-2-oxobutanoate hydroxymethyltransferase → MKRSIPELQHSAAPLVMVTAYDYPGGRHAEAAGVDLILVGDSLGNVVLGYDSTAPVTLGDMIHHARAVRRGAPGTFMVVDLPFGTYHTGVQDAMRSAVRVIQETGADAIKMEGATPEILQVVQTLTRNGIPVMGHVGLMPQTATAQGGLRVQGKDDDTARATLEGAVALEAAGAFSVVLEAIPARLANLISERLSVPTIGIGAGVGCDGQVLVTHDLLGVYEGEDKKIAKRYAEVGRLSREAIEAYAAEVRARAFPTKENSFVMKDDVLGKLY
- a CDS encoding MFS transporter, translated to MTSAPTPTPPANVLHLPEFRAMLLAAVTSTLASRAVALTVAYQLYQLTKDPLTLGVLGLVEAIPALSLALLGGVVADRNDRRRILLATISAEVLCAALFTLYAPHAAQHGIWPLLALIFTLGVARGFSDPALPAFQAQVVPRELLLRASAWRSSAWQAAAIIGPALGGVLYASVGPAGAYAFAAALLGVSLACVAYVKPKPRPAFTPGEPFVDSIKAGLAFVLGRQVLVGSMALDLFSVLFGGAVALLPVFASDILRVGPTGLGVLVAAPSVGALAVMLYATRRPPGVGAGRTLLLAVAGFGVCMLVFGLSQNFALSVAALVAAGLFDGISMVIRSATLQLKTPDHMRGRVNAVSGMFIGASNELGAFESGVAARLLGTGRSVWVGGVVTLIVVAVTAALAPELRAMNLADIED
- a CDS encoding DUF420 domain-containing protein; the encoded protein is MAETINQWAVITIVLSGLALCVGVYLIRRGMREAHMRAMTVAVTLATIFLVLYLTRLGLGYEKKYAGPEEWRTAYFVLLISHIILAAANLPLAVGALWNAVKGLQAAGNLGNIDAPAARGYFNKHRAWVRWTVPVWLYVAVTGWIIYLVLHSYGEVIKGA